A window of Syngnathus typhle isolate RoL2023-S1 ecotype Sweden linkage group LG9, RoL_Styp_1.0, whole genome shotgun sequence genomic DNA:
TCCTTTCAAGAATTATCGCCAACCGTAACCGAGCACAGGCAGGATTGAAAGATATTGGAGTATTTTGTGTGTTGGACTTAAAACGGTATTTCCTCATTGGTAGGTTAGGGGATACATTCCTGGCACAATCATGGGCACCAGCCGGTGGCGCTAGTCAGAGTGCAATGCCCCAGCACGCCCAAGAGTGGCAGCATTGAGTTGAACGGGAGTGATTTGGCAGCATCCATGGACACAAGTGGCCAGGTGACTGACGTCATGATTTAGTCCTCGTTCCTCCGATTGTGTTCCAAAATGCTTGTGTGGTTCCGTCACACAAGCGTGCCTGTTTTGCCCATTGGCAGCAGAATTCACATTCTCACTATCAAGTAAGAGAGTGACAGACAGGGGGAGAAAAgggtgaaaagaaaaataaggaTGAGCTCGCTCCAAGTGGTCTCATGACTTCATCGCTGCCTGAGGCCCCGATACGAGAAGGCTGCAAGCTTTTCACTCCCAGGGATCGGCAATTGGAGGCCGCCGTGCACAAAATTCAGCCCGCTGTCTTCTTTATATGGATCTGACGAGACAAAGAGAGGATGCTGTCAAACACAGTTACAGACGCAATGATTACACAGACCATGCGCATGTTATTTGCTTTGCTTACTTCACTGATGATGACCCAAACAGCCGAGTTTTTGAGCACAGACAGTCGCAAGGCCACGATGGGATTGAAGGAAGGATCGACAGCCCCTTCAGCCACACCCTTTTCAAACTGACCTGTGTGTTTTAAATGCAAAAAGCACAAAGGCAATGTTGCATGTCATTTTATCTCACGGTCACATTAATAATAGCGTATCAAACGTGCtcgctggagaaaaaaaaacacataattcATCGGGTCTATGGATGTATAATTTCCAGCGTGCAATCGATGTGTGTGTCATCTGAGACGGACGCTTACGCATCGAGTACACACACTTACCGATCCTGTAGAAGCGGTCTTCAGTTCGTTTGTACTTCTCTTTGGTCTGCGGTCCAGGTTCCTGACAAAAGGCAAAAGTTATTCAATGATGCAACGGTCGAGCCAAAGCAAATGTTAATGACGTGGGTCTCTGATCCCTGATCAGTCAATTGCCTCCGGCAGAGCTGTCACGCTTACATTCCGCTTTCGAATCAATCGGCTGCAGCCTTCAAAGCAATCGGTCCAAACGGTGTCATGTAATGATCGCTGTCACTTGTCACatcgctgtgtgtgcgtgcgctcgATTGCATGTGGGCGAGTGTTTCCTTACGGAGACGGGCAGTATTTCCACTGTGGTGTTTTGCATCTTGTCCCCGAGGTGTTCCTGGTTACCGCTGCGAAACAGGAACCTGCCGacgaaaaacgaaaaaaaaacattaagcaCTTTTCTAAACTTGATATGGGGGCGAGCAAGTGCCCATTCGTGGCTTCTCAcatgatttgacaaaaatatcaaAGTGAGGACAAACCATTTGAAGTAAGTTAGTCATAATAAGTCCCAAATGTAGCCAGTAAAGGGGGACTAGCATAACAATGTGAGCTTTCATTTGGAATTCAAGATGTTCATTTCTCTCTGCGGACCGAAGTTGGAGACTGTTAATAAAatatggggggggtgggggggggaacgCTGCGATTCAGCTAACAAGCACAGACAGCAAAAAAATGGTCTTCCTCTTGATAAGATCTTGTCTCATCAGCACAGCTCGAGTCTATAACCAACATCACTCCTTCGTCCCTTCCTGGCGGAGCAACTGACAGCGCTCGGCTCTCAGCAGCTCTGCAAACGCATTTGTTAGCAGGCTATCCTGGCCCTGCCTCAATACAAAATCTGTGTTAATAAGACACTCATCATCTCTGTGACTGACCCGAACATGCTTATTTTAGTTTCCTCTCTTTAGATCCTCGGAGAGGtgtgcaaacacacagacaTGAGATAAAAACGGGGTCTGTGCAAAGGGTAGTGTATGGAAATGAACTTAGCAGCTTCTTACCGCTCTATGCTGATGGGTCTGTCAAATTTAAAGAGGATGTAGTCTCCTGCGGAAGGTGTGATGGCCCAGAAGAAATCCTCCCCGAGGTATGTCTTCTCCAGAGTGTGGCCATGATAAACCTGACAGACATGTTTAGAACTCAAATTCTGCAAAACGGTAAAACACTGTAAACTATATGTTATGAAAGGTATGCGTAGGATGGTGTTAATCTTAACGTATCAATTCATATTAAAATCTTtctgaaaaaatatttctaaacCGTACGTACGGCTTAAGTCAAGGTCCACTcacccatttttcttttttaaatcgttGCATGAAACTGTTTTCTAATGTAAattcatcattttaaaaatcaagGAATTACTTTTTAGAATTCTTCCCGcctactttctaaaatttaaaatgatgtatgtttgtgtatttgtaaGTTGtatcaatttattatttttaatctgtATTGTTCTCTAAGGGATCATTTGTTTCGAATTGGAGGCTCTACCATATACGTATgacgaaaaaaagaaaagcgccGAAGGATGCTTACCTTCATTGAGGTGGAAACCTCGGCAGGAGGGTTGACATGTATCTTGTGGAGAAGAGGCTTGAGGAAGTCTTTGTCCTGCAGCCACGtgcagagagcgagagagagaaagagcaacGCTGAAATGTGCGGAATGGATCGAGTGTATCAAGTGACTCCTTGCGTGGGCACAGCGACTCACTGTGAGCTTTTGGATCTTCCCGGCGAGAGAAGAATGGAGGCCCACGTGTTGAAACAAGGAGGGTCGGAAGCGCACACGGAGGCTGGACTTCTGGCGCTCGCAGTGTTTCTGGAAAAGTGTTAAAATGGGTCAACGAGTTTGAGCCAAGTGTACAATACAATAGAACAGGATGTGTTTACTGCCATTATGCAGTGCGCCGCAAAAGGTGGACTACTTGGCATTTGACGAGACGTGCTTTCGTGTCGGAATTACCACCAAGATTTTGAAGGTTATCACACGTCAGAGAACAGCACGACTTATGACATGCAAAGACAGAGCATACCGCATCTTTCTCAGGATTGCACACTTTGACCCAGAGAATGTGGTCCAGCAGCCAGTCGATTGGCTTCTCCTTATAGAACATGAAGATGAACTCCACAATGAGATTCAGGTCCGGTGCCTTGAACATCTTCCCTGCAGGAGAGTGCATTGCAAAGCATTTATGAGATCTGTGCTTCTGGCACAGATGCTCATTAGCGACCAACATTTGAGTCAGATTAACGAGATATCGGTGAATTGTTGCGACACCGTCAACGGGGGAACATAAACAGGTGGGACAAGGAATTCTACCCTTAAGCAGAAAAAGCACAAAGTGAGTTGAGGACTTGTTGGGCCAGTCTGGTGTGTGACTTATCATACCGATGAAGCCGAGCTGAGAAAACTCCAGGATCATCCAGTCTTCGGACGCAAGCTGGAGGGCAAAGTTCTTCATGGTGGCAAAGTAGTTGGGCTTGGCAACGATGTCGTCCTCCAACTGAGGGAGCAGAAGCGCACAGGAGTGAGCCATTCCAAACAACTGGGAGGGTTGGGACTTGCAATGGTCACAAAAAGGGATGTGCTATGGGGAATTAAGCAATGAAACCACAGCCCAACTAGTGTACGTCAAACGAAAGCGGATAGTTAATACCTCTTCCCTCCAGGTGAGAGCAGAGAACGAAAATGACACACCGCAACCATTAGACGTGAAACTGATAACAGGTATGCATGGTAGTCGTCGGCGAAACAAAACCATCGTAAAACCGTAGAAATATCACACAGAATCTCAGCGTTCCAAGTCAAAAATGTCAGTTCCTTTCAAATTTCAATCATTTGGAAGACACACGTTACGCGTACGTGAAGcaaacagacttgacattcgGCGCAGAAAGTAGTCCGCAGGTGACCATGAGAATGAATGAAATTAATTTTCTGTTCTAATTTTTAATTTCGAGTTCCTCATCGTAAAATGGCGGCAAAAAGGCAGCCCGCGCTGGTATCGGCCAATGTCACGAGTATCGATACCATGAAGTAAGGCCGGTATCGGCACGGATTAACAATAGCTGGTGTCTGCCCATCcctaatattttatattatatttcatACGTTTATTGCCTTAAATTCTTCATCGCCGACGTCAGCCGTAAACTTCTTCCAGTGTTTGACGGTGTGCTGTCATCTTATTTTATCTCTAGATACAGAGTCATTTTAATACTTTTGTAATCTTCAGTTCATAGCCACTTGCTATCTGCCCTTATGCAGTTAGCAAGACCTCATTTTGGTCTTTCCCGACCGACTCCGCATTTCCCATTAGCAATTAGCATCTCCATCCTTTCAGGGTTTGTCTCTTGCTTGGTGTGGTCCATGTTGAGTGACTCCTTCGTATTTGTTTCCACGGAGGCAAGTATTAGTTACTTAATGAATAGAGCTGAGTGGTGCAGCGCAAGCTATCTTAACATCAAGCAGCTGCCAAAGAAAGGACTTCCGGCAGTATGGGTGCTAGCATGACGTAGACACaaggctttctttttcttcccacCAGCTCAGAGCCGGTTAGTGTGCCTCATGCCGCTGATTTGTGATCTTAAAAGGATAAGAgccctttaaaaaaacaaaaaccccgATCTTAAAATCGAGTTGTTTGAGATCACGATTACAACCTTCAATCGAAATATCGATCAGCCCTACTAAAAGCGATTATTACAGTTGATAAAGGATTTCTGATGCTGGTAGTTGGGATTGCGGAACAGATTTCGATGGAATCCTAGAACAGATTGTGCTCGACTTTAGCAGTACCACTGCATTGGTGACAGATTTAAAAAATTTGGAGCGCCAAAAAGACAGACGATTGCGGCAGAAATCCAAGAGGATTAAGCCGAGAGTGAGTGGCGAGGGTTTTAACGAGAGGAAACGAATTGCGACGGCAcgcgtttgttttgtagccgcGCTCGTTTTAAATTGAAAGCGGCAGTCAAAGTGAAAGCACCACTCATTTAAGGGCTTACCTGAACATAATAAACTCCTTTGCTCACTGCATACATCATGAGAAAGGAATAGTCCAGGTTCTGCTTTGTCCGCCATCtaaacaaacacattcacaaaaaaaaaaaaaaaaaaaaaaaaaaaaaaaggggcagtTTGTGGTTGCTACTGCTTTTTGCGTTTATCCCTGCATTCATATTGAAGCGGTCCCTtgcaatgtaccgtaattttcggactataagtcgcgtttttttttcatagtttgggggggggtcgacttatactcaggagcgacttatatacatatatatgtttttttttttcacttttttgggcactttatggctggtgcgacttctactccggtgcgacttatagtccgaaaattacggtacttgattCCACAAAGTTCTgacgctgacacacacacacacacacacacaaccacgtaAGAATATTGACACGCCACAGGAAAGCCAGGCATATGTTACCCAGCAAGGTAGTGCAAACAAACACTCGCTCCCACACAAACAAGACTCGTCTGCGGTTGAGCTCTATTCCGATCGAGTCCACACAATCTGACAGATTTCTATGAAGCCATTCGTCGGCTGACATAACGAAAACATCCACGACAAAAGCTGGCGAGAGCGAGGGAGTGCTTCGGGTGCAAGAGGCGGAAGGGGCCTTTACCGATGACCTTGATCCGACTTTGACAAATGCTTGTAGAATACTAAGCAGCTGACTAAAAGCTCTCGCCCGCTCGCTCCCTCCCACTGACTCATCCTTCTGGTTCTGCGGTCGCTGCCTCATATCTCCTATCTGCGGCTCTCAGGCCATCATTTTCTCCTTCTCACTTTGCCTAATTaggcaaggaaaaaaaaggaaaagtggTACCGATGATTCACCGTCATACCTTACTCTGTCTTTGGAGTCACCAAATGTCTCTTTAAGGTCGTTGAGGTCTGGGTAAAAGGTGGCGGGAGGCGAAATGACCTCGAGCAAACCTGAATTCAGCTCTGTTGAGAACCTGAAGAAGAATAGAACCCGGGTGACGTCAGGGAGCATGAACAACATTCCCATCACAAGTTGCCCTTACTCCTTCTGCAGGCTTGAAACCACACTCTGAATGTACTCCAGGTCAGTCTGCGGGAAAAAGAAGGGTGACCTTTGCGCGACCTTTCGAGTCATGGGAAGACCGCTGCAGGGCGACCTCTCACCTCCCCAACAAAGACAATCACCACACAGTCGAGTTTCTCCTCCGGAGTCAATTTGTCGATGACCGAATGCAGCGTCTCCGCCAGATACGACTTCACCTTCCGCTTCACCGTGGGGATCCCCATCACCATGGTAACTGGGCAGAGGCGCACCGGGGTGAGAACGGATGAGTTTTCATAAATAGTGAATGTGCATTGCTCGACATTTAACGGATTACATTGGATGGATTCCACAACGCAAACAGATGGCAACGGAAGGAAGGCAACCCTGGATGCTCACGGAGAGCCACCTTAAAAAACAACATCTGACTCAGATATGGATGGAGTCTATAAATAAAACGCTTCCGTTTACAAGCGGTAGGAGGGCAACAATCGGCAGGATTAAGGACTACTTGGCATCCGGTCGACTGACGCAAAGACCTGCTGAATTAATTCATGAGCTTCTGTTATGAATTGAATGGATTTGCCCAAAGGGCACGATGTTGCTCAGATGATCAaatttgtttctttaatttatgaATAAATCAGAATCCATTAGGTTTTCtcaaaacaattttaaaaacagGCAGGCACTCTACtaaaaggaaacaggaagtgataaaaGTGAGAGACGGGCTGGTCCCATGTGCTTTGTTTCTTTTATCATACCAAAAAAGTCAGACGTCTGATTGCTATGAAGCACCGCGTCACAATTTTTGCTTCAAGCCTTTTTTTGTAAATCAAAGTATTCAAGTTACTTCGTTTATCATtgcagccctaaatcacaaagtCCCTGACGATTTCTAACATTTCTTGAAATGTGTGTCACTCGGCTAGGGCAGGTGCGTTATCACGGCCGTTGGAAACAGCGACGGGGGGGGGTCTCGCGAAgagtacgaaaaaaaaaaaagaggtgcaGGAGCAATGAGGCGCACGCTGCAGGCTTGAGAAAAGGGGGCCAACAATTTCCACGGCGTGGAAAATCTGTCCCAGTTTCGCTTTGTGTTTTCTCACATCAAACCCCGCATTGTATGCCGACGCTCaccagcatttaaaaaaaagaactagGTCGAAGATGAAAGGCGAGCGTGGgagacaggaaaaaaacaagtgtGACATCATCAGGGATGGTGGTAGACATGTGAATGAGTGATAATGCAGGCAAGTGCAACGTGTGCAGAACTCTAAAAGCGCCCCGAACCCTTCCAGGCTGCATCCCTCGCTGATCGCTGCTCAAATGATTCATTCAAACGGGCCGTTCGTCAAATCTTTGCAGAGTTTTGTTGGGCTGCATCCAGAGAAGCTTTTCCGTTCAATAGGAAATGAACTTTTTACACGGTCACACTTAAAAATAGCAACGTTTCACACAAGGAGGAAGGTGTTGCTAAGCTAAAGAAGTGTGAAATTTTGGCTAGAAACTAAAACCGGAAgttcaaaaccaaaaaaaacgtgcTTATCAGAAAGGTTCTTCACTATACATGAAAGGTTACAACCTTGTGGATTTTGGATGCTCTTCAATTTTGACGAGATGAGGACATCAAGCGTTTATGTAATACTACAACGATACAAAGGTCCTCCAGGTTGAGGCCACCAGGTCAGAAAAACATGTATGCAGGGGCCTGCACTGAAACGTTCAGCCGGTTTGACCAAGTGTTGCGACATGaaccttttaaaaaaatgcttgcCATTTTTCCTTCTCAGGGTTTTATTGAAGACAGACTAATGGTGGGGACTTCCATCATCGGTGTTTGCTGGAGGCAATCCcggcagtcatcgggcagtaggcgtcGGACACCCTAAACTGGCTTACAGGACACGCAGAGATTTGGTGGGTCCATCGGCCTACAATGCATGGTTTCgaattgtgggaggaaaccgtagtgccatgcaaactccacaaaggaaagatcagaggtggaatcgaacccaacATCTCTGTGAGGCGGATACGCTACCCACGTGCCGCCCTTGCGATTTGGCAAATACTTTAAGAAGATGAGATCCAAAATGGCGTGGGGAGTGTCATCCATCTTGGATGAAAAGGCTCTACTTGCGTTTTACTTTTTACTCTCGTTACAAACAGGGCCAATTAAACTAGAACCCTCCGGCGGTTGGGAAGTGCAAGTGGGTTGACTAAGCGATCAAAGCGAGGAAGTTTTCTGCATAGCTTCTCAACAAAGACTCACAACGTCCTGTACATAGACTATAATTATCGACAGTGTGTAAACATTCCTCGGGGAGGCCTCAATGTGACGTTGAGATATTTACAGAGAAGCCGTCAGTGAAGCTCAAAATATGCTAACTACGGCGAGTTCTCACCTCCAGTGCGCCCGAGGCTGACTTGTACGGCGGGGTGCAAGCTGTCCTCATTGGTGAGCAGGTGAGGCATGTGGTGATAGATGTCTGGCACGTGGAGAGGTGCCCTGTTGGCCAGCTGCTTAAAAAGTTTCTTGGTATCCGCTAAATACATAAGGACATAAAATATATCATGTATCGGCCCAGCCAGCGCCAGTGACCTTGGTGTGGCCTGCCGTCATACCTTCCAGGTTACCTGAAAAATTGGTGAGGGCATCTTTGCTGCTGTTGGTTTGGGCAACGGCGTGCCGAAACTGCTCGAGGATGTTGTTGAGCTCCAACGAGCGCTGCAGGGTCCTGTGCTCGGCTACGCGAAGGCGCTCTTTCAAGGTATGGAATTCCCGCTGGTATGCTACCAGTTTCTCTGCAATGAGGAACAGAAagcggcattaaaaaaaaaaaaacggaacttTAGCTCGCAGCTCCTATGTGGAATATATCGAGTATATTATTCGCAAATGTGCAGCTTGTCTACATATCCTTAATTGCACGTAGGAttaggcatttaaaaaaaaaaaaaaagattttggtatTTGCCAGTACTGTTACGGACATCCTTTTAAGAAACATGGTGTAAAAATGGTTGTCATCTGACAACTATGATAAGATCTGTTTGTTCAAAATAGGAATGACTTGTTAATTGGGGATATAAGAGGATCGTCTGTTTTTAGGCGTCACTGAGGTTTTCTTCAGGCGCTGTCGTCACGATGTTGTCTCATATGACTCATGGCTACAGGCGGTAACCCAGAAAAATGAGCTTTTCTGCATTTTCCGCAACCAGACATTTTGAAATAGCAACTGAAATTCAAAGAACGGGCCAGATGGAGAGGTTAAGGTTTGTCTCTGATCTACCAGCGCTGGCCGCTATATTGTTTTGAGCATCAATCAAACAATGACGACTGGCCTCCTTTTATCGTTGCTCTCTCCTGGATTCTCTCTGACGGAGCTATTGTCCGTTCCGGCCAGGCTGCTCCCGCTTTAAACACAGATGCAGTCATGTGAACCCGAGCCCTATGAAAAGGGCAGCTTCAAACCTTAAATAGACTTTCATCTGCACAACAGTGCTTTGGCTGCCAGCACTGTGGAGGTGAAGCCACACCTGCTAATCCCATGGAGCAGataagatttttattttgttctctTTGGGCAACAAAgaggagtaccgtaattttcggagtataagtcgcgttttttttcatagtttgggtgggggggcgacttatatacatatgtttttttttttttttcacttttttgggcattttatggctggtgcgacttatactccggtgcgacttatagtccgaaaattacggtattccgtttaaaaaaacaacaacatttaaaCACGAAGCACAATTGAGTCATCTGCATATCACAGCCtggttgaccaaaaaaaaaaccaatgttTGCATGTTCTAGCGCTTATCTGCTGACGAAACCAAAAGAGTGATCCACTTGAATGCAACTCCAAGCAACAATCTTCCACACCCGTCATCATTTTTCCAACTTTCTAAAAGGTAACTCAACACTAGACAATTCCTAACACTGTTGAGAATGCAGACGAGGCAATTTGTTTAAATGTTGTCGAGTCAAAGAGTCTTTGAGACCAAAGGTGATTTTGTTTGTACTGGACTGTGTATGAATTGTATTTATAATATACTGGAGATGTTAGGTACCGTCAATTCTTAACCCTGGAACACAATTTTTAACATTTCATCCCATTTGTCATTTGAGCTGAGACTAAATCGACAAGCTTTGGCCTGATTATCAGTACGTCTATGCAGCTTATGAACCTTCACGCCATTTCCGTCTACTGATCTCAAGTCAGATTCTATTAAGGTATGTGTCCAATGCAGTTTGCAACCATGGAGAACATATAGTACTTGTCATTGTTGATAAAAGGTCAAATAAAAGTCGAATTGGCCGTGTGTCAGGTACTGTCACTTACGAAAGCAATGGTGGGTATAAAAAACGTGGGCAACTGCACAAAATGCATTAAACAATTAGGCCAAGCAGAGTCCAGTCCTCGCCAATCTCATTATTCTTCTCCATTTCCCCAGGAGAAATGGAAGGAGGAGCTAACATCCACCGCTGACACAACCTTCCATCTGTCCTGAGATGAATATGATTTTTTGATCTATTCTTCTCTGGTGAGCGTGCCCTTCCGGAAAACATGgccgtatttatttattaatggaGGCACTCGGGAGGAAAGGCCAGTTGAAATGTGCAATTGACATTCGTCAAATGCCTTTGAAATGCACATTAAGGCCTTACGCTCCTTTTACACGACAGCCACAGCAGGAACATGGACAAATATGGAGGAATATAAATAGGAGCAAAAGAACCTTGACACTTCTTATAGTTTAGGATCAGACTACTggaagctttttgttttttttactaaaatACAATCTAATTGTgatgtgggaaaaaaagaaatcctcaGATTCCACCGAGCTGAGACAAGACCTAGATGAGAGCCACATGTACGCCAAACATGCTAGCCTGGTCTGCCGTATGAAACACGCGTTGTATTCTAACGCTAACAAGACTTCAGACCAGCGAGCACCAAAGGATTAccttgtgtttttcttcttctcatcaAGTCTTTCCAGATCAATCTAATCTGACCGCAGCGTCAAAACAGCCAATCCCTGCGGCATGGGTCCAACAAAGATTCTGTACTTTGCTTCCTCAACATGAGCTCATTGTTTCTCCCGACCTTCACCCACTCTTGAGATCCTGCTGTTTGCTGTGAGCATCACTGGCACAGCAAGCTGGCACCACATGAAAAAAAGGATGCATCTCTATtttgggaatattttttttgttgaatgcCTCTCTGGTTATGAAAGCAAAACGATTGGTGCGTGACGAAGAAGAGTAATTAACACTAACAAGTTGCCTCTCCTTAGAATGTGACACCACACGGAATTCAAAAGCGGAAAGTCCTCTACAGGATTTATTTTTAGCACGATCAGTTTGTTCTTGAGAAAAACGAGCGCCTTAACAGACTCGTGTGCTCGAAAAGATGAAGCGTGGATCCAATAGGGCTTTTGTAGCATGACAATGAGCAGCCTATTTCGGATAGTAAGTGATAATACCCAGCAAGACTGGAAATGTTCCcctttatgcttttttttcacaaactatatatatttgtataacGCTTTCACAATCGCTATTGCTGTAACATTGCGCTTTATCGAATATGCTCTGTACTgaagctgagctgtgattggttgagaCCTGGaagctgtgatgtcattttcagtcaacagtaAGTGAGGTggcttttattgcttaaattgaaCTCAAACtccaatattaatcagaatgttgTGGTTAGACTAGTTGCGGCACATACaaaatattattgtaaagaaaatttCAGGGTTCTTTTTAAGCACACAATCATACACGATTCATGCTCAAATAAACAAACCATGCTTTGTCTTCATAATCGAGCCTTGCTCGATTCATCGTTTCCGTACTTATAACCCGACCGTCAAATAGAATTCATGACTGAGGCAACTGCGATCACGTCGGCCAAGCGACCACAAAAGCCCCTTCCTGTGACTTCCGAGAGCCACGTGCGTAAACCGATAAACGTGAGCACGACTTAATCCGTTGAAAGGACAACAAATTACAGCACTCTTAAAATCAA
This region includes:
- the mgat4a gene encoding alpha-1,3-mannosyl-glycoprotein 4-beta-N-acetylglucosaminyltransferase A isoform X2; amino-acid sequence: MRLRNGTVATAIIFFTSFLSLSWYTAWQDGKEKLVAYQREFHTLKERLRVAEHRTLQRSLELNNILEQFRHAVAQTNSSKDALTNFSADTKKLFKQLANRAPLHVPDIYHHMPHLLTNEDSLHPAVQVSLGRTGVTMVMGIPTVKRKVKSYLAETLHSVIDKLTPEEKLDCVVIVFVGETDLEYIQSVVSSLQKEFSTELNSGLLEVISPPATFYPDLNDLKETFGDSKDRVRWRTKQNLDYSFLMMYAVSKGVYYVQLEDDIVAKPNYFATMKNFALQLASEDWMILEFSQLGFIGKMFKAPDLNLIVEFIFMFYKEKPIDWLLDHILWVKVCNPEKDAKHCERQKSSLRVRFRPSLFQHVGLHSSLAGKIQKLTDKDFLKPLLHKIHVNPPAEVSTSMKVYHGHTLEKTYLGEDFFWAITPSAGDYILFKFDRPISIERFLFRSGNQEHLGDKMQNTTVEILPVSEPGPQTKEKYKRTEDRFYRIGQFEKGVAEGAVDPSFNPIVALRLSVLKNSAVWVIISEIHIKKTAG
- the mgat4a gene encoding alpha-1,3-mannosyl-glycoprotein 4-beta-N-acetylglucosaminyltransferase A isoform X1: MRLRNGTVATAIIFFTSFLSLSWYTAWQDGKEKLVAYQREFHTLKERLRVAEHRTLQRSLELNNILEQFRHAVAQTNSSKDALTNFSGNLEADTKKLFKQLANRAPLHVPDIYHHMPHLLTNEDSLHPAVQVSLGRTGVTMVMGIPTVKRKVKSYLAETLHSVIDKLTPEEKLDCVVIVFVGETDLEYIQSVVSSLQKEFSTELNSGLLEVISPPATFYPDLNDLKETFGDSKDRVRWRTKQNLDYSFLMMYAVSKGVYYVQLEDDIVAKPNYFATMKNFALQLASEDWMILEFSQLGFIGKMFKAPDLNLIVEFIFMFYKEKPIDWLLDHILWVKVCNPEKDAKHCERQKSSLRVRFRPSLFQHVGLHSSLAGKIQKLTDKDFLKPLLHKIHVNPPAEVSTSMKVYHGHTLEKTYLGEDFFWAITPSAGDYILFKFDRPISIERFLFRSGNQEHLGDKMQNTTVEILPVSEPGPQTKEKYKRTEDRFYRIGQFEKGVAEGAVDPSFNPIVALRLSVLKNSAVWVIISEIHIKKTAG
- the mgat4a gene encoding alpha-1,3-mannosyl-glycoprotein 4-beta-N-acetylglucosaminyltransferase A isoform X3; this translates as MRRRKTQEKLVAYQREFHTLKERLRVAEHRTLQRSLELNNILEQFRHAVAQTNSSKDALTNFSGNLEADTKKLFKQLANRAPLHVPDIYHHMPHLLTNEDSLHPAVQVSLGRTGVTMVMGIPTVKRKVKSYLAETLHSVIDKLTPEEKLDCVVIVFVGETDLEYIQSVVSSLQKEFSTELNSGLLEVISPPATFYPDLNDLKETFGDSKDRVRWRTKQNLDYSFLMMYAVSKGVYYVQLEDDIVAKPNYFATMKNFALQLASEDWMILEFSQLGFIGKMFKAPDLNLIVEFIFMFYKEKPIDWLLDHILWVKVCNPEKDAKHCERQKSSLRVRFRPSLFQHVGLHSSLAGKIQKLTDKDFLKPLLHKIHVNPPAEVSTSMKVYHGHTLEKTYLGEDFFWAITPSAGDYILFKFDRPISIERFLFRSGNQEHLGDKMQNTTVEILPVSEPGPQTKEKYKRTEDRFYRIGQFEKGVAEGAVDPSFNPIVALRLSVLKNSAVWVIISEIHIKKTAG